Within Lolium rigidum isolate FL_2022 chromosome 5, APGP_CSIRO_Lrig_0.1, whole genome shotgun sequence, the genomic segment TTCAGTTCAACCCGAGATAGTTTGATTAATTTAGTTATAATAATTATCTGATGTTCCATCTAGGTTACTGAAAACCAATGGGGGATCGACCACATGCGCTAAATTGCCCACCCCCCCGTTTTAATATGTCAACTAGGGCCAGAGTTCTACCATAGTACTTCTCTCACAACAGGTCTAATAATTTTTATCTTTTTCGTTATTCCTATGCTGTTTAGTTTCTCTCATTCTTCACATGACTACATTAGTCTTTGAGTAGAATGAAGACTGCAGCTGGTAAATTGGTTTGTTTGGCGCAAAACACCAGGTCTAGATAATTCTATCTGATAATGCTAGGTTGCAAGCTATTTGTAAATCTGTTTCACTTTGCACCACCATGATCTCGCTGGCTGGCACATAGATGCCCAGATCACAGGTCGACACTTTGTCCCCTGACCCAGGGTCTTCATGTTATAACCTCTAAAGAATGGAACTTGTAATTTTAATAGgaaaaaaatctatatcctaccagGAACATTGACCTAAAATTGTTTGCTTTGCGACCCATCTTCCCAAAGTAGTGACCCGAAGAGGTATATACTTGACTTGAAGACTTCTGTCCTGTGCTTAATTCCTCAATTCGAATAATCTGGGTTCCTGTCAGCTATGGATTGGACGCTGCTTGTATATGCTAGTTGATCCCTCATGATGAGCTGGCAGAGGATTTCTCTCTGAAGCTCGCTTGTTCCCTCCCACACGAGCATATCTTTTTAGAATGTTAGTCTGTAATGTACTTTGGTAGTTTGGTTCTGTCATCAGGCAAAAACTTAGGAACTTCTGATACTATTTGGATTTATTGTTTTATGCTGCAGGCTTGGTTAGCTACGATCTCACTGGCTCTGTGCAAGGTTAATTATTGATATCTTCAAGTTGCCGTGCTTCTTTTCAGAATATTATTTGACTTCAGATGGACTTATTTTTTGTTGCCTCTGTAGGCTTTTGATCTTGTTGACATGttaaagaaggaagaagaaatgCTTCTGGctgtaaaagaaagaaaagaaaaggtaaaagaactATTAGAAGCAACTTACCAGCTCAATCAATAGCATCTTAGGCTGATTTTTTCTGTGGAATGTTTTTAGAATTGTTTTTCCTGATACGGTGGGAGTGCATGCTTTGTATGTTCACGATATTTTTTTACAATTGGTCTGTTTCACAAACTCCATGGGTGCACATCATCTCTCAGATCTCTTATTTATGGAAAAAATATCACTTGAGTTTCTCCCAGTGTTGAACGATTTTGGTTAGTTATGAATAATATATAACTATTAGGTCCTGTGAATGTGACTTTTTAGAATATAACTCAGCTTTCTATCAGAGAAAAGCGGTTGCATATATTATTGTTTTTTATTTGGCTCCCTTGTGTTGAGTTCTCTTTTCTAAAAAAATGCATGTTTGTGGATTTTTAGGATGGTGGTGCATTTGCTCGTGAAATGCTCGACGAGCGTACACAAAAGGCTGAGGCATGGCACCATAATGCTGCCAGCCGAGCACCATATTCCAAGCCAGCTAATCCAATTACTTGTGCCACTTTTGCTCAAGACGTCATTGAAGGTAGAGCAAGCGTTTCACAAGCTCATGACCACAAACATCAACCCATGATATTTGGACCTGCAAGTCTTGTTGGCGGGGGACTAACTAGTGAAAGGGAAAGAATGGCGGCACAAGTTTTTCAGCCTAGTTACAGGTATGTTTCTGAACTGGTCTTATACTGCTTCCAATGACATAGTATGCTGCTGGTGATCTTTTTTCTGCTGTGGAAGAATGGGAATGAACATTTTTTTTCACAACTTGTAATGCATAACACTACTTTGTTGCATTGAGAATTGTACAATATGCCCATACCTTAATATTCTAGCATGTCAAGTGGGATTCTACTAATATCCCTCTTATAGTTCATTGTGGGTTTTTAGTACAAAATGAACTATAAGTGGGATTTTAGCGGGACCCACTTGCATCTCTGTCTGAAGTCATAGATCCCTTGGTAACCCCCTGCCTCCGTTGCTGACTCTGTTAGTTTTGCTGCTAAATATTGAAAAGGTTGATGATTTTGGTTAGTTGGAGACTGATACTATGTTTTGATGTTTGATAAAGGCAGAAAGCTCCCCATAATACCGTCTTAAAATTGTTATGGAAAAGGGACAAAAGATGAAAATACATCTGTAAGGGCGATATAAGTTCCCTAAACATACAACAGTTGCCTTTAAGCATATTTCCAATATCTGTGTTGATGTGAACACATGGAAATATGCTTATGATGTCAAGCTAATCATTTGGACGTGTGCATTAGATGCAATCATAGTTTATGACAAAAATGTCCAAGTAGAGAGATACTTATTACCCTTCAGGCAAACGCGTTTTGGCTCCCAGGCTCATGTGCTCCTGTCTGAGTGAGAAAATCGAAAAAATAGCAAAACTAGTTTtaaaaaattgtttttttttaCAGCAAGCATGAACATGTGTTCCAACTGTATACAGAATTTCGTCAAGAAAAGACACTAGTGGTGGGCGCTGGAAAAAAAACAAATCAGAGTGCTTTAAATAGGCACACATGATATTCCTTTGAGCACCGAATTTTGTTTATTTTGCACCGACCACCACCCATGTCTTTTCTGAGTGAAATTTTGCGCACAGTTAGGAAACACGTTCATATTCATTGTAAAAGATctgatttaaaaaaaattcatttactgtttttatatAATTTACTTACTCAGGCAGGAGCATTTGAGCCAGAGCTCAGATTTGAATTTCCACTATTCTTCTGCATTTATATAAAAAAACTGGACCAACAGGCACTAGCACACGTGGCATTTTTACTTAGAAGAGACAACCGAGCCCGAGTAGAGGTCAGGCCTTGAACCCAAGTGGGCTGAGCGAGCGCAGTGGCTGCTACCCCAACTATTACTGATAGAAACCAATATATATTTTCTTAGAATGTTAAACCATTGTAACTTTTATCCTCTGAAGTGGTGTTGCATTGTCTTGTTCTGACAGTTCACTGTATCATTTGCAAAGCATGCAGACTACTCTCTGATTCAGTTTTTATATTGCCTTTTTGCCTGCATGGGACAATAGGATGCCGACAATGAGCATAGAAGAAGCCGGATTAActgaaatgaaaattatggaggaATGGCAAGAAAGCACCGCCAAAATAATTAAAGAGGCCACCTCCTCTTGGCACAAAGATGATACTAGTCGTGCCGAAGATGACGAGGACGCCGAAGAGGAGAAAGCAAGGGCATGGGATGACTGGAAGGATGAGAACCCTCGCGGTGCAGGCAACAAGAAGCTCACCCCATGCGGCTAAATCGTGGGCTACTGACACTAGTGAAAAAATACCACATGATACTAATGTCCATGTTTCTGAGTGATGTTCAGATaacatttcttttattttccctCTTATGTTTGCTGGGTGATGTTCTTCAGAGTACATTATACAAAATGATGTTGCTAGTGCATGAGTTCATCCTCATCCACACACTTGTTGAGGTAGCATGCATAGTCATGAATCCACCTGTTTTGATCGTCGGTTGGCAGTAAAAACACCAGCTagctcctctgaacctgctacaaGTTTTCTCCAGCGATGTGCACTGAAACACCAACTGCTATCGGTTTTCTCCAGCGATGTGCACTGAAACACTCGTCCTAGGTCATGTTGGTTTTCCTGACCTGTTCACCTCCATCCCCACCCAGATTCTCCATTGGCCATGGCGCACGATTCCACGATCTCTATGTCCACCCAGGCCTGCGACGTGAGCGGAAAACGTGAGGGGCTGGCCGAGCATGCTCGACGTAGGTGAGGAGGAACACCTGGTCCGGCGCTTCATGCACCACCGCTACTGGCTACTACCCAGGTGTGCTGAGTAAATTACATATAGGTACCACTTTTGGGGCAACAGTTTCAAGTTGGTACCATCTTTGGTAATTTTAACAAGTAACTACCATTTCTGAGGCAGCAAGTAACAAATAGCGCAATTCTGGTGTTGACGCTGATTTAACTACACGGACCCACATGTCAGAGCAAACGCCCGTCGGCCAGCCGTTAGGGCACGGCCACGATCCTCATCCAGTGGGCGCGCGGCGATCTCGACGTCGTCCTCGACAGACGTGACACGACAagtcagcagcagcaacaacgtgCCGTCCGCGTGTCTGCCGTCTTGAGCCCGGTCGTCCGCACCGTCCGCGTCAGTCCTGCGCTCGTCCGTCCGCGCGCGCCTGCCGTCGTGCGCTCGTCCGTCTgcgccgcccgcgcgcgcctGCCGGCCTGCGCCAGCGTCGTCCGGCCCAGCCTCGACTGCGCCTTGCGATAGCACCATCGTCGCCTGTGCCAGCTGATGCGCCCGCAAGCTCCTTCGCGCCTTCACCCGCGCCGGCGCCCGGAGCTCTTGCGCGTCTTCGCCCGCCCCTGCGAACACCGCCGCCTATCCATGGAGACGACGACAGCACCTCCTGCTACCCTCGACGTGTCCTGCTCAACCCGTGCTCGCGCCCGTCGCAGACCGCTGCCACTCGCGCGCCCGTGTGCGTGCCCGTCCATTTCCTCCCGTCCAACCCCGCTCGTCGGGCGATAGCAGCAACAGCACGCAAGCAGCGATGCGTGCGCATGCAGTAGCGCGCAAGCAGAGCAGGCAAGCAGAAAGCAGCGGCGCTCTCCCTCACCCTCACCCGCACATGCAGCAACTCTAGCAAGCCAACAAAAAGCGTGCGCATGAGCAGAAACCATGCAGCAGCATCGCGCGCAAGCAGTAGTAGCCCCGACGCCCGACCGTTCGCGTTTGGCCGGGCCGCCGGACCTGCGCGACTGCACCGCCCGTCTCCGGCTCCATCGACACCCTCAACATCACGAACTGATTTCCCCTCGGCTGCCTCGCCTCGCTCCGCGCCTAGACCGCTCGCCGGCGTGCGCGTGCGCAGCAGCAGCGGCTCGGCCAGCGAGCAGCAGCGCCCCGGCCAAGCGAGCGACAGCAGCAGCAACGGCGATCACCCGCGCGCGCACCTTGGCGGCTCTCCTCGCGCCATGCTTCTGCCGGGCCGCGCCGGCGGAGCGTGCTGCTCGTCCCTGCCCTTGCCCGAAGTATTCTATGAACATGGGATCAGCAGTCGCCTATACGTCTTTTAGACAAGCACGTTCGAACAGAATTAGCTGAGAAGAACGGATGAAGGAGCAAGGCAGATGTAATTTACTTGCTGCCCTAACGGCTGGCTAACGGGCGTTTGCTCTAACATGTGAGCCCGCACGGTTAAATTGGTGTCAACACAAGGATTGCGCTATTTGTTACTTGTTGCCCCAGAAGTGGTAGTTACTTGTTAAAATtaccaaagatggtactaactcgaAACCGTTGCCCCAAAAGTGGTATGTATATGTAATTTACTCAGGTGTGCTCCACTTCTGACTGCTCCTAGAACAGCACAATAGAAATGTCCAAAATATGACGATTCAGTTATCAGGAAAAAAACAGATATtgacatgtgcacgtgcggttGACATGAAAGCTCTTTAGCTCAATCAATTCACAAACAAAATTTTGCACATAAATTCTATTGGTTCACATTGTTGCGCCTTAAGCAGTTAAGCAGACATTTTATATTATGCTGCATATCCATGAATCTTTCAAACTTCATTTACCTACAAAATGCAGATCCTGTATAACGTCTAGAGGCAcattcttttttttgtttgtgtAGAGGCACATTCATGAAAGAGGTCCGTGGGTTTAGTGGCAAATACTAGCCAAGCTAGTAAGCAAAACCACACATAAAGAGAACACCAACAACCCGCAAATACAATCGTTAAATAAAAAGCAATGTAAGATAAGATGAATTATTCCAACAGCTTGCCAAAGTTTTCTGGATCGCTTGCATGTCCATCCCTCAAGCATATGAAATACCATCAATATCAAGAGAAAATTTGTGCTGAAATATATCTTGCATCTGGCCAAGGAAACATCAGATGATTCATTGGTTCATCATTAGTACAGAACTAATACTTCAAGGACTCCCTCCCGCTTCTTCTCGTCAGATCATTTCCACAAAGAAAACCGCTCCTTAAACATCAACAAACAAGAAATTTAACTCTTGCAGGAATTTTATCTGtctacagttttttttttttaaattatgaatCAGAGAGCAATATAAAGAGTTAACGTGCGAGTATTGCCCTGATGCGGTCACCTTCCAACGGATTGCACATTGCAGTCACTATTCGAAAACGAAAATCTGAGAAGATATCAACTGAATATTGCCCCAAGTGTAGCTTATACATCCATAATCACCATTTAATTTGAACCTGAAAACATACCAGCCCTTTTGAAAAGCTTTGGCAACATTGATGCTTATGGTACTATAATCATTGTACAGATTTGAATATACCTCACAAAGAGGTTAATTCAGAATCCACGAGTCCTCCCACGACTTGATCTGAACCTCATCTCCGCCTTGAACTTTCAATAATATACAAGGAAACATCTAAGTCGCATGATCCTCTTAAGAGTCACATGCTTTAGGAGTCAGCACTAAACATAGGGTTGACCATGCCTACGACGCTTTTGCTGCGGAGATCCTTGTGCATCTTCACCCCCATCATGTCCATCACCTTCAGCGGCCTCAACAGCCTCATCACTTGCAACAGCGTTGTTTCTATTGCTGTGATCCTCATCCTCACTATCACCACAACTTGTATCTGGCCCAGTGGGAATTTGCTCTTCAGCAGCGAGTAGCGCATAAGCCTTTTCTATATCAAGGAGCTTCATGTAGCTATGAAGAGTATTTTCTCCGCGGGCTGCTCCTGCCTTTTTCAGGTTCTTGACTTTTGTCTGGCCATACTTGAGGAGGGTCTGACGGTTGGCATCCCGGCTGCAAAACTCAAATAGGTGACGCTGCTGCACCTCTGGCCCATACTTGTCGACAATGTTTGAGGCTTGCATGTTCAGATCCTTCGCTTCCTTCCGACAGTGGGTGAGATACATGTTCCAGCATTGGCCGCGGAGCTCATTGCTGTTCAGGGCAACATAGGAAGCGGATACAGGGTATTGCGCGTTTGCAGCTTCAACATTGACATCGAAGGACTTGCGGGTCTCTTCGATCTTGGCCATATAGTGGGCAATCTTCCCATCCCTTTCTTCCTGCAGCTTGCTCATCTGACTTGAATATTCATCATTCTCAGCCTGATAAAGGTGGAGGAGGGCCATCTCCTCAGGCTCGGAGACGTTCTTTCCAGATTTGACCAGCTTGAAACGCTGCTGAACAGACTGCAGATTATGCTGGCCTGTGGTAGTTGTGAGCCACCGTGTAAACCTGAACAGGTCCCTAATGGTCAGCACCTGCGCTGACACAACACCTCCAGAATTGTGGGCACTGGACCACAGGTCACAAAAGATGCCCTGCTTAAGGTGGGGGGTCAAGGCCTTCACTGCCTCCTCGAGACCCGACATGGTGTTCTTGGAGTTGATGAGATCATCATAGGTGCAGTTTTTAAGCACTAGGTGACAATCCCCAAAAGCTAACATCAGATCGCCCAGCCTACCTGCCTCAAAATTTTGTGTATCATCCTGCTCAGGGTACCTTTCAACCAGCGTACTCGCAGAATCAGGAGTGGTACAGTTGTTTGCCGTCTCCTCCCGCGTATGTTTTTTCGGATCCCTTTCTTCAGATGCAGCTGCAGTCTCCGTGGTTCTCCTAGCATCCTCATCAGCTAGCTCACGAATAACTTCCCCACACAGTGTCCTGATCGAACGCTTACTGAAAGGGACG encodes:
- the LOC124653107 gene encoding uncharacterized protein LOC124653107, whose translation is MELLVDEEPRSGTPMALGLGEDAMEAVRRAFPGQDFAIDVVSRAFGRPDPAERSQQDSSACGISGARASEMRVDLEQAENAGQSCAQQESSACGVRGPDASEKQLNSEEAEPAGQRCEAPPVPTDVGAEAAGGWKRRVRRGRIPDEREPDACRVSALEKALTGFAERQTDAVVNPEVGTCFDSIEEAYDFYNLHSWEMGFGIRYGSSRRNTNGGKTMQEITCGHGSKRQASGKSGRCECPALIRLLRTDDNGWYVTLHRKVHNHAFSSMYGKKVHWPSHKHLDKYTRDLVCQLRHDNVNLGVYDTIASFFGRRENVPFSKRSIRTLCGEVIRELADEDARRTTETAAASEERDPKKHTREETANNCTTPDSASTLVERYPEQDDTQNFEAGRLGDLMLAFGDCHLVLKNCTYDDLINSKNTMSGLEEAVKALTPHLKQGIFCDLWSSAHNSGGVVSAQVLTIRDLFRFTRWLTTTTGQHNLQSVQQRFKLVKSGKNVSEPEEMALLHLYQAENDEYSSQMSKLQEERDGKIAHYMAKIEETRKSFDVNVEAANAQYPVSASYVALNSNELRGQCWNMYLTHCRKEAKDLNMQASNIVDKYGPEVQQRHLFEFCSRDANRQTLLKYGQTKVKNLKKAGAARGENTLHSYMKLLDIEKAYALLAAEEQIPTGPDTSCGDSEDEDHSNRNNAVASDEAVEAAEGDGHDGGEDAQGSPQQKRRRHGQPYV